AGTCCTGCACTGTTTGTAAAACGAATGACGCTTTGTGCTTGTGCTGACCTAcgcacattttttattattttgctcTTTTAGGCAAATATGCACGTAGGTGTTACTGATGTGACTACACGGGACAGTGGATTGTTGCACTAaactttgttcatttttttctattaataCTTCAAAATGAAACATATTGTAATTCATTCTAACAGTCTATGGGGAGAAATGAATGAGAAGACCTACATATAAATGATTAGTGTCCTTCACTTACGTGTCAATCGTTTTTCTTACTTGGGGTATAAAAGAAATACATATAGCTGCTGCTGAACAGATCTACGCTTATTTGGCTGCAGTAGACGTGAGGCTGACATTAGACGCCTCTAAGGCAGACATGAGTGAAGTCTTAAGCACTGTGCTTCTACCAGGCAATTAAAAAGATCAAGAGATTAAAAAGAAGTCATTACCCAGAACAGTGGATTAAAGCACAGTGAAAAACAGTGAGGTATTACCATTCACAAGCCTACTACATTCACCATCTTAACAGTTTTACCATCCCACTTTATTGGTTCGTTGTACataatcaaatcaaataaaacatacttcCCCCTGAGAACCATTTGGTTTTGTTACCGTCTGCTCTGTTTTTTTCTATAAAGTAGTCATTGATTCGTCCTTACTTTTGAAGTCTATATAAAATTCACTTTGCGTCTAGTGCTAACATCTCAGTTTCTTCATTCGTAAGCTCTGCATGTTGTTCACTAATGGATTTACAAACCTACACCGGGTTGCACTTTAATGTTAGTCCCCAAATGTCCAACTCTTAGATGTAGATGCCCTATTTTTCACGTAAACTACATTATATGTCCATGATAAAAAAAACGACTTTTTTTGTCTGTTATGGACATGATATGCCAGAGATATCAAGAACAGGACATAAAAATCGATATAGGACACTGATGTTCCATGCCTGCCTATTATATTTTTCTAGGTATTTACTACATTTGCGTATTTAGGGTCAGTCTTTATCAAGCATTTGACATGAATATGACGTGaccaatgtatattattttcaaTTCGATCCCTACAACATTCTACACATTAACGAATTTGAGTTGCTTTGCAATGTTACACATTGACACAAATCATTCATTTAGAGTATTTTACATCCCCTTTACCTATCCTGCCATTGCTTTTGGTACGTTAATAAATCCCCTTTATTCCTCAACATATCAGCAAACATGTCACAGCTCTATTTTCTTTACCCCAAGTCATAGCTGTTATTTTAACCCGTGTCAAGGCCACGCCCCCCATGGCAGCTCTCTTCCCCATGAACAATTAGCACAGGAAAATACAGAGCATCCTGGTAGGTGGGTGGTCTGTCCCTCTCATTCTCTCTGTTTTCTTCATTCTCTCTTTCTTCCACCTGTTCCTGGTCTGTTTCCGCTACGTCCTCGTCCTCTAAACCTTCGCTCTCCAATACACCTCTCCTCTCCTCGTCTGGCACTCTACACCCAAGACCAAGAAAACCACCGCCTCCCTCTTCCACTCGCCCGCCCATCCCTCCTCCGAGGCTTCTTGAGTGAAACAGGCAAGGGTGGCGGCTTCTTGCGGTATGTAAGCGTCCAAGAGAGAAACCACTGCGACTGAGGGACATCCTACCACCGGGCCTGATAGGGAAAGAGTTTGTCCCTGCGGCCACATTCCCCCTAACCCAAGAAGGGAGGGAGGAGCTGCTCGTCGACCTCCGGCACCTGGGGCAGCTCTGTAGGAAGTAGCTAGAATTGCGTTGCATATGTGCTGCCATGGCAACGGATAACGGTGTGTTTGTATTCACGTCCAAATCCATAAGCAAGGCCTCCGAGTAGCTAGGCACCATCTGTTGGTTACAGCGAATGTGCCATTCCAGTTCCGTCATATCCACTGTGTTGACCCGCGATATGACACGGAGGGTGGGCCCACCTGTGCCGTGTTCGAAACCCGTACAATAGTTCCCCGTCTCTGTATTGTCGTTATCATTTGCATCCTCGTTTTCGCCAAAAAGTTTCTCAACGTGATAGTGAACGTATGCGGTGCGATACTCTGCAATCACACGAAGAGGCCACGATAGCAAAAAAGCAGAGGCCAGCCAGTACACCCAACGTCGAGTGTACCAAGGTGGCCGCGATGGGTCGGGAAAGGCCAACATGTGTTCCCGAAAGTCTACGTTTTTGAGATGCATGCCCTCCCGTGCTTCCATGTAGTCGTCCAAACCCTCATTGTCACCGAAGAAGCGCGCTCTCTGTGTGAGGTAGCCAGTCTCGGCACGGGCACTGGCAAAGCTGAAGCACTTGGTGAAACGTAAGCGCGTAACAGGATGCTCCAATAAGCCCTGGAGCTCCTTAGAAACGTCTTTGACTCCAAGGCGTGAGTAATCGAACTCGGAGCTCGAGGCGTGTGTGTTGACCCTTTCGTGGTACACTTGCGTGGTAGTGTAGGCATCTCCGTTGCGGTAACGTGTCACCTGCCTGGTACGTCGTACGTAATGGTAGCTGATGGCTTTCCACCAGATGCAAGGCGTGGCTTGCTGGAGTCGCTGTATCCTGTCATACACCTCACTGATCTCCACTTTGGCGAGATTGGCGGTTTTAGAGTAACAGTGCCAGCACTCCACCAAGTAGACAATGTAGAGCATAGCCAGGAAGGAGACAGGAATGTACACGTAACCATTAGAGCACGGGCTTTCGTGGAGCGAGGCTTGGTCTCCGTAGAAGCCGTGGTCAGTAGAAGCTATAACGGTGATGCGGTACACGGAGCACCAGCCTAGCGTGCCAAAGCATCCATACATGAGCAAGGTGAGCAGCAGGCACTTCCAATGGGACTCTCGGCATAGGGAGCCACTCAGGGACTGCTTGAGGGGACGCTGCTGTAGGTGGGAAAGTGAGAGGGCGGATATTGGGGTGAAGTGGATGAAATATGGGAAGAGCAGAAGGTTGGAGAGGGCAATAATGGTGTGCAGATGGATAGGAAATTGAACGGGGCAGGGTTCAGGAATAGACAGAGATGGTCGGTGTTAAACAGCAGGGTGTTGATGCACACATGGTGCATAGAGAATAAAGTCAGGGGGAGGGGAGGgaagaaaaaagagagaaaaatctGATTAAAGATACATTTTACATTAATCAGCAAATTATATGTGGTCCTGTCTCTGAAATTCAGCCGTTTCATGGTCTAATTATGAGATCTGGAGCATCAAAGATGGATTTCACttattgatttcactttaatttcaatctgtgacatgaccttactcggtcaatattaaagatatcaaatttatatttttacaaaatgttctttacattataaaagatgattttatgtagaaatcacaaaaatggcttcagctgggttttcacaggcacaGTCACATATCTGACATCTACTATAACATATAGAACTGAGTGGAGCGTAGTCCGCTCACTCACTCTGGCATACAGCAATGAGAATTCAGTAATAGATCATTCTCCTGAGGGCTGAATACATTTCCTGGCTGCTCGTAACCCAAACCATGTCTCCTTTTAAAATGCTCTGTATGACTGAGGAGGGAAAGTCTAGAAGCTTTTAGACATCACTGAGTGCATCATCTGGAGTAATTGCGTATGAACCTCTACTGCCTAGTCTGACTCCGGTGGTGACTTGAGGTATTGTGGCCATATGGGCAAAATAAGTTGAGTCCAAATTAAAGCAGGAAAGAGGATAGAGGAACATATCATATGAAGTGGGCAGACcctataaataatatatatacacacaggtCGCACACAAaaagacacacatacacaatatCTCTTTATCTGTCCTGTCTTCTCTAACACTATCTCTCTCGCtcagacacacacgcacacccACACTTATACACATAAATCAGCTAATAGTACAAGCAATGACCTTGCTGTGAGAAACTGCAGCATTAAAGCGTGCAGGCAGCATCCCGACCGTGGCATGGAGGCTGTGCTCCTCTTGGCAGGAGTTTAATTGTGCCTTTTACAAGAACAAAAGACCAAACTGAGAAGGTAGACACAGAATCCATTAGGACCTTCAGTGAACTTGAAGCCTCCATGCATGTTTTAATACCGACACACCTAACGCACTAAAACACTATAGAAGCATTTTAGGATGCAGTACACTGTGCCGAAGGTCAAAGTCAACTAGTTTGTGCGTATCCCTACTGTTTATGTGCTAATACATATTTCAATAATATAATGGAAATAAcaacccagtctcctgaagatgcgaacaaatagcacaaagtgcaaaaatcgtgcaatacatacaccaaattccactttgacgtgcatatgatacaccaGTCCTTCCCACGGTGcaactttttttgtcattttatttattggtttctcaatttttttgctattttttaccattttcgcttgggtttagggttagaacaactttttgttatataaaaatgacatcctaacccaaaccccatctctaaccccaactccaagcgaccatggcttaaatatggagaaaaacatggaaaaacctgtatattaaataacctcattaagcaaatctaaaatctaaccctaaacccaagcgaaaatggtttaaaaaacagaaaaaaattgagaaaccaataaataaatgacaaaaaaagatgcaccgtttacgtgaatgggaaggactggcgcatcacacgcacgccaaagtggaatttggcgtatgtattgcacgatttttacacttcgtgctatttatacgcatcttcaggagactgggtaggtttAAAGACTACCCTTGCTTTTCCAAATCTCAATAaatattctatatatatattctatacATGATTTATTCAGAAGATGCTTTGAAGTACAGGAAGGGAAGATAAGAAGTGTTGAGCCTGTTGGTATCACAAGACAATGCATCCTGAGAAGCATAATGATATTCAGCGTTAAAATATTCTTAAACCTGTGATTCAGACGTCAGAAACACTTGCCTTGAACAAAATGGCAGCCGTGTATAAATAGTTGATAAAGTCAGCCCCTGCTACTTTATACTAAATTATTTAGATGGCTAAGAATGTTTGAAGTCCTTTGCATTTGAATTTATCTCACATTTGTAAAATGACAGCATGTGGCATAATAATTTCAAGCCtgagtgttgtttttgtgtgttttccaTATAAGCCAAAGCTTATTTTCCCTCTTGGGACGAAGGATGAGAGTGACTGAATTTGACAGTTTTCCCTTTTTGTCTATTTACTATTTGTGTGTGATGCTGCaaggcagtgcttctcaattattttctgtcacgccccccctaggaagaagtaaacatttcgcgcccccaactctccgccgcgactgtaaatagtataatttgtctataaaatgacacatctgcaaaacattgtatccttattaacattaaagaaaacacaaagagaatagAAATAtagatcaacttacaacaaagaataactctATTAACATTCTTttttgttacagactaaaaaacacttaaaatgcatcaatttgcctgaaaaaaaaaacaat
This sequence is a window from Misgurnus anguillicaudatus chromosome 9, ASM2758022v2, whole genome shotgun sequence. Protein-coding genes within it:
- the tmem151a gene encoding transmembrane protein 151A translates to MQGLTVTVTGEAPTLNGGGREEQRPLKQSLSGSLCRESHWKCLLLTLLMYGCFGTLGWCSVYRITVIASTDHGFYGDQASLHESPCSNGYVYIPVSFLAMLYIVYLVECWHCYSKTANLAKVEISEVYDRIQRLQQATPCIWWKAISYHYVRRTRQVTRYRNGDAYTTTQVYHERVNTHASSSEFDYSRLGVKDVSKELQGLLEHPVTRLRFTKCFSFASARAETGYLTQRARFFGDNEGLDDYMEAREGMHLKNVDFREHMLAFPDPSRPPWYTRRWVYWLASAFLLSWPLRVIAEYRTAYVHYHVEKLFGENEDANDNDNTETGNYCTGFEHGTGGPTLRVISRVNTVDMTELEWHIRCNQQMVPSYSEALLMDLDVNTNTPLSVAMAAHMQRNSSYFLQSCPRCRRSTSSSSLPSWVRGNVAAGTNSFPIRPGGRMSLSRSGFSLGRLHTARSRHPCLFHSRSLGGGMGGRVEEGGGGFLGLGCRVPDEERRGVLESEGLEDEDVAETDQEQVEERENEENRENERDRPPTYQDALYFPVLIVHGEESCHGGRGLDTG